The genomic DNA AAGGGAAGTGCTTGGTTTCTATCTGTCAGAACACCCTGCAATGGAAGCAAAAAAATCACTAGGCGGCGGATTCAGTGATATTTCCTTGATTGGGACAATGGCGGATCGGGGAAATGTGAAAATTGTCGGTTTGATTCGGGATATTAAGCGTATTCGTACGAAAAAAGGGGAAGAGATGGCGTTTGTGACGATTCAAGACGAGACCGGCGATATTTCTTGTACCTTTTTCCCGAAACACTATACGACTTCGAGTAGTCATCTGGTTGAAATGGCGATGATTCAACTTGAGGGAGTTGTTGAACATCGTAGAGGAAAGCCACAAATACTCGTCCACCAAACAAAACCTCTTTAAAAACCTATAAGAAACAGCCCTTTCTCGTATATACCTATACGAGAAAGGGCTGTTTGAAGCGATTTTATGAATGAACGACTTCTTTGCGTTGTTGTGATTCATTATTTTTATCCGTGTTAGTAGTATTTTTGCTATTGTTATCTTGAGTATTTCCTTTTACTTTGGCTTTTTCTTTTGCTTCTTCTCTATTTTCAATTGCTTGACTAATTTTGGCTAGTATAAAGGTTACGAGTACGGCAAAAAGCACTAATCCATAATAACCAGCACCGATTCCAATGCCTACTCCACCAGCAAAAAAAACCATCGCCGCTGTCGTTAATCCCGTAATGCGTAACCCATCTTTCATAATTAACCCTGCGCCCAAAAAGCCTAAGCCTGATACGATTTGTGCGGCAAGACGCATAGGATCCACACGATTATTAATATTCGTGCTACCGAATTGTTCTGCGCTATATATGGAGACAAGAGTAATGAGTGTACAGGATACGCAAACAAATGTAAATGTTTTTAAACCAGCTGGTTTGTTCTTGGCAGATCGATCCCACCCTAAGAACATTCCTAGAAGCGCGCTAATCAAAATGCGTAAATATATCTCCAAGTTTTGAACTATTTGTTCTTCATAAAAAACCCCTAGTTGATCCATTCCCAATTCCTCCTTTGTAGACAAGTCGTTCGCTTATCTCTTGGAGAACTCATCCTTTTATCATTTAACTTTCTGTATTTTCATCGTTTGCAACTAACCATTTAATAGTATGTTCTTCTAAAAAAGTCCCCCAATTCTCGGGGGGATTGCTATCAGAAACCACGATATCTATATCCTCAAATGGAGCCATCTTATAATGTGTGCGTTTGTTAATCTTTGTATGGTCTATAAGTAAAATGTTTTTATTCGAATGCTCGATAAGCTTTTTAGTGACCATTCCTTTGGAAATATCATAACTGGTTACGCCTGAGTGTGTAGAAAGACCGTCTGCTGCAATAAAAAATTTATCGACATGAATATTATTTAACATTTCTAATGTGAGTTCTCCAGCTATTCTATGGTGGGTTGTGTTGACTTCGCCACCAAGCATAATAATTTTGCCTGAAAATAAGTTTTGAGCCATTAGATCAATTAATACAGTGAGAGAATTAAGTGATGAAGTAATGATTGTTAAATTTTTTTTATCTTTAAGCTTTCTAGCTAATCGAAGGGGGGTACTTCCTTCATCGATTGCAATCACATCGTTATCGTTAATCAAAGTAACAGCCATTTTACCGATTTTTTCTTTGCCGTCTTGGTTAATAATTTCTCTTTCTAAGGCAGGAGGTTCATTGTTAAAGAATGCGGGATTAATAGCTCCTCCATAAACCTTTTTCAATTTCTCTTCTTGTTCTAAGTCATTTAAATAATTACGAATGGTTTCGGTAGAGACCTTTAAAATAACGGCAAGGTCTTTTACTTTTACCTTGCCATCATTTTCAAGTAACTCAAGAATTTTTCTTTTTCGATCTATACTTGCTAATGACAATTAAATCCACCTCACGATTTGTGATATGCTATTGTTTATTCCTATAATCAATTGACCTCTGGCGGAATTGTGTAGAGACTTTTTCGAGCTTTGGGCTTACACGACGCAGGTCATGTAACCGTACTTAGACCGCCTTCATTAGCTCCTTTTAAAAAATCTGTAGCACCCGCCAGAGGCTTAACTTGAATCAGCAAATGTCTTTGTACTGAAAGCGGAGCGGTAGTTCTAGAAAGTCCGGACTCTTGCTGAATCAAGTTAAATAAACTAGCAATCTTCATTTAATTATAAGGAATAGTAATAGGGGACACAAGTATCGTCTTTTCTAAAGGTTTTATCAAACGAGACTTTTCCAATAACTACTCTCTTCAATTGCTGTTAAGAGGTCGTTCACTTTTTTAGGTGTAACCGCTCCGATGTTTCCAATTCGGAATGTGTCGAGGTTCGTGACTTTACCTGGATAAATCACAAAGCCTTTTGTTTTCAAACGACTATAGAATTCTGCAAACGTAAAGCTATCCGCATCCGGGAAGTTGAAAGATGTAATGATAGGTGATTGGTTTTCGTCTGATAATAGCGTTGTAAAGCCTAGTTTACGCATGCCTTCCACAAGTGTACGTTGGTTATCGCGGTAGCGAGCAGCACGTGCGGCAACACCGCCTTCTTCTTGCAATTCTTTCAGTGCTTGGGCAAAGGCGCGAACAACATGAGTAGGGGACGTGAAACGCCATTTGCCGTTATTTTCCTCCATCGTTTTCCACTGGTTATACAAATCGAGTGATAGTGAACGTGCATTGCCACCGCATTTTTCGAATTCTTCTTTGTTGACGATGATAAAGCCGAAGCCAGGGACCCCTTCAATACATTTGTTGGCACTACTGATCAAATAATGAACCCCAAGTTGGTCAATATCCATTTCAATGCCACCAAAACTACTCATCGCATCCAAAATAAAAATGCGGTTATGCTTCTTCACAACCTCACTGACTTTTTCAATCGGATTGAGGCGTCCAGTAGTTGTTTCACAATGGACGACAGCGACATGTGTAATGCCTTTATCTGCTGCTAATGTATGATCTAGTTCATCGATATCTGGATCAGACACTTCACCGCTATCGAGCATAACCGTTTCAATGTTTAACATTTCAGCAATTTCACCAATCCGATAACCGTACGCTCCGTTGCCAATGACAAGGAGCTTACCATCACGAGGAATCGCTGTGCCAATGACGGATTCTACGCTGAATGTTCCGCTTCCTTGCATGAGAACCGTTGAATACTTTTCTGTGTTTGTCGTAGCGAGTTGAATCAGATCTTTACGAATGCCTTGCACGATATTATTGTATTCATCATCCCATGTGCACCAGTCTTTCATCATTGCGAGTCGGACAGTGTCACTTGTTGTAAGAGGGCCTGGTGTTAGCAATAGGTATGGATTATTAGTAGATTCAATGTTTGACATGAGAAATCATCCTTTCAATTGTAGGCAAATTTTTATTTTGTAAAGCTAGTAATCAATTGGTTTATCTACTATCAAACTGGGCTCTTCCAATAACTGCTCTCTTCAATTGCTGTTAAGAGGTCGTTCACTTTTTCTGGTGTAACTGCTCCGATGTTTCCAATTCGGAATGTGTCGAGGTTCGTGACTTTACCTGGATAAATCACAAAGCCTTTTGTTTTCAAACGACTATAGAATTCTGCAAACGTAAAGCTATCCGCATCCGGGAAGTTGAAAGATGTAATGATAGGTGATTGGTTTTCGTCTGATAATAGCGTTGTAAAGCCTAGTTTGCGCATGCCTTCCACAAGTGTACGTTGGTTATCGCGGTAGCGAGCAGCACGTGCGGCAACACCGCCTTCTTCTTGCAATTCTTTCAGTGCTTGGGCAAAGGCACGAACAACATGAGTAGGGGACGTGAAACGCCATTTTCCGTTATTTTCCTCCATTGTTTTCCACTGGTTATACAAATCGAGTGATAGTGAACGTGCATTGCCACCACATTTTTCGAATTCATCTTTGTTGACGATGATAAAGCCGAAGCCAGGGACCCCTTCAATACATTTGTTGGCACTACTGATCAAATAATGAACCCCAAGTTGGTCAATATCCATTTCAATGCCACCAAAACTACTCATCGCATCCAAAATAAAAATGCGGTTATGCTTCTTCACAACCCCACTGACTTTTTCAATCGGATTGAGGCGTCCAGTAGTTGTTTCGCAATGGACGACAGCGACATGTGTAATGCCTTTATCTGCTGCTAATGTACGATCTAGTTCATCGATATCTGGATCAGACACTTCACCGCTATCGAGCATAACCGTTTCAATGTTTAACATTTCAGCAATTTCACCAATCCGATAACCGTACGCTCCGTTGCCAATGACAAGTAGCTTACCATCACGAGGAATCGCTGTGCCAATGACGGATTCTACGCTGAATGTCCCGCTTCCTTGCATGAGAACCGTTGAATACTTTTCCGTGTTTGTCGTAGCGAGTTGAATCAGATCTTTACGAATGCCTTGCACGATATTATTGTATTCATCATCCCATGTGCACCAGTCTTTCATCATTGCGAGTCGGACAGTGTCACTTGTTGTAAGAGGGCCTGGTGTTAGCAATAGGTATGGATTGTTAGTAGATTCAATGTTTGACATGAGAAATCATCCTTTCAATATAGAAGAATTTTTTTACTCGGTAAGCGTGTTGTGCGAAATTGCATGAACAAGTGGAGTTTTTGTGTCACTCATTACTTCTTCGTCTTTTTTATTATTGTTATTCGTGTTTCCAGTGTCATTTGTTACAGGTTTGATTAACGCTACACAGATGATGGATATGACGCCTAATATCATCAGATAGACTGCAGCAGGAACCCAAGAGCCATTAAATTTAGTGATGAGACCCGTTGCAACCAATGGCATTGTTCCACCGAAAATAGCAGCTCCCATTTGGTAACCGACTGAAATCCCCGTGTAGCGAACTTCTGGACTAAACATTTCTGAGAACATTGTGCCAAGCACTGCAGTAATAATGGACCAGAGGGCATATCCAATCAAAACGGCTACCGTTAGCGATAGCATGGAGGTTTTTGAAAGCAATAGGAAATAAGGTATCGCAAAAGCGATTACACCAAGTGAACCAGCGAAAAATACTTTCTTACGACCAATCACATCAGAAATGCGTCCGGCTAGCGGAATAAAGAGTAGTGAACTGAGTGTTCCAATGGTTACCGCATTTAGCACTGAGTTCTCGGGCATCGAAAGGTTGTTTGTTGCATATGAAATACCGAACGTCGCAAACATATAGAAGGGAGCCGTTTCAATCGCTTTAGCACCAGTTGTTAAAATAATCGCTCTCCAGTGGTATTTAAACGTAGTGACGATTGGTAATTTAGGAATAGAACCATCTTGTTTTGATTTTTGGAAGTCTGGTGTCTCATCCAAATTACCACGTAGCCAAATGCCAAGAAACACCAAACCTAAACTTGCTATAAATGGTAATCTCCAACCCCATGCAAGGAACTGGGCATCGGGTAATAATCGCATGAGAGACATTGTACCTGTACCAAGTATCATCCCAACGGCTGCACCCATCATCGGGATACTTCCTGCAAAACCACGTTTTTTTTCATCAGCGTACTCAACAGCAAGTAATACTGCACCGCCCCACTCACCACCAACTGCAATTCCTTGAACTATCCTCAAGGCTACTAGCAAAATAGGTGCCCAGATTCCAATGGCATGGTATGTAGGCAATAAACCAATTAACGCTGTACTTACACCCATAATCCCTAAAGTAAGAACTAATGATTTTTTTCTTCCCATTTTATCTCCAATATGACTGAAAATAACGCCACCCAGTGGGCGGAAGAAGTAGGGAATTCCAAAAGAGGCTAAGGCCAATAAAAGACCTATTTTTGGATCGAAGTTCGGAAAATAGACTTTGTTAAATACCAGGGCTGCGACAGCCCCATACAGCAGGTAGTCATAATACTCAATTGAACTACCAATTAAACTAGCCCACAATGCTTTTCTTTGAATCTTCTTTGAGTAAGTTGGTCTTCCCACGGTATTCACTCCCTTCAAACTATTATTATTTGCAAGCGCTTTCATATTTCGCTTGAGGAATACTATAACACGGTTTTTTGGAAAAGTGAACAACTATTCCGATAATTGTTTTTATTTTCTTTGAACTAGTATACTTTTTCTTGTTTTTGTTTGGTATAAATTAAACGAAATCGTTAAAATCCCTTTGATTTCAATTTTTTCTTTCATTAAATAGATGAAAAAAAGAACAATATAAGTTGGGAGATTAGGATTTTTATCACTTTAAGAAATAAATATTAAAGTAGAATTGAATGTTAGGGATCATTTATGAGGAAATAGTTTGGATAAAATCCATTTATTTTCATTCAGCAAATCTTTTTGTACTGAAAGCGAAGCGTCAGCTACAGAAAACTACCACCTCGATAGGTGGCGAGATGAATGCGGTTTTGTTTCCTGTTCAGTGGATGTTCAAACACCTGCTGAACGATAGTGGAACGCAGGCCAAGGTCGCCACGTCCAAAGAAAGGTGCCTTAATTTCTGCAAAAAGCGCAGAAACACGGCCAATCGAACCCTTCGCAGTTCGATTGGCAATGCCTGCATGACCTGCATCGTGCAGGCCTAAGCCTCCGACGTACAGGATGTACTAGTGCCGACAATGCCACAGGAAGTGGAAATGGCGTTTTTGTCGGCCGGCGGATGTCACAGATTTTTAGAGGAGCTTTTCGAGCGGGCTCGAAAAAAATCTGGACGCAATTACGTCGAGATGTAATTGATATACCAAATATAAAAACTCTTTAGGTGGCTCGATATCTTGATAGAACTTAGATAAATCATTGAAAACCAAAACAAAACATGGTATTTGATAATTATTTTTCGAAAAAGGCAAGACAAAACAAAAAATGTGTGATATGCTCCAGTTGTAATAAAAAATATTTAGACAATTCGGAATTGGCGGTGGTCAAAAGAACATGGAGGTTTGGTTACTGAATTATGGTGACAAGTAACACGTGAACTAGTTTAAGAGTGGTAAACAAAAGAATTAGGTTCAGTAAATCCAAGACTAATAACTGGAGATGACTAAATGAGTATGAAAGTGTTTTGTTTAGGTGGGGCTGGAAGAATTGCCAGAGAAGCAGTGCTTGATCTTGTTGAACACTCTGAATTTGAAGTTATTACAATTGGCGATTTTAATGAAGAAATCGGGCAAGAACTAGTGAAAGAACTGAACGATTCACGTGTAAACTTTGTAAAAGTAAATGTAATGAACCACAAGGAAACTGTGGAACAAATGAAAGGCTACGATGTAGTAATGGATGGAACGACAATTACACTAAATGGCCTTTCCACCGCTTGCATCGCAGAAGCAGGCTGTCATGGTATTAATTTAAATGGATTTGGCGCGGAAGACGAGTACTCTGAGACGTTTAAGAAAAATAATAGAACAGCCGTACCTGGCTTTGGAATGACACCAGGGGTAACACAAATGATGGCGATGTATGCAGCCAATCAATTGGATACGGTGGAGAGTGTGAGAGTCAGTCATGGATCATTTAGACCGATTGCATTCTCGAAATCTATTACAGAAACAACAACTTATGAGTATGATCCAGATCTTCCTGGACGAATTATTTTTGAAAATGGTGAATTTGTACAAGTAGCACCATTTGCAAGGCCGCGAAAAATTCAGTTGCCTGAACCGTATGGAGAAACGATTCAATATATTATCCCTCACTCTGAGACAAGGACTTTGGCGAAAGCGCTTTCACATAAAGGCGTCAAGCTAATTGAAGTGCGAGGCACTTGGCCGAAGCAAAATATGCAACTAGTTCGTGGACTTTACGACTATGGTATTATGCGCAATCCTAAAGTGACAGTTAACGGAGCTGAGGTTGGGCTGATGGACATTATTGGTGATTATCTATTGCAATCCAAAGAAGGCCAAGAAACAGAACTATATGGATACTCTCTTCATATAGAAGTGATTGGTACGAGAGATGGCGTACGAAAAAGCCATGTTCTCTATCATACGCACCCTGCAAGTGATGGATCTGTAAAAGGTTGGGAGAAGCTAAGGGCTTATACACGAAATGTAGGTATCCCAATGGCAATCGCAACAGAACTGTTGGCAAAGGGTGCTGTTAAAGATACCGGTGTATTGATTCCGGAAGAAGCTTTCGAACCAGAAGTGATATTTAAACAATTGAAGAAACGTGGAATCCACATTCACGAAGAAATTAATGTGGTGCCTGAAGATGAAAAGGTAGAGGCAATTATCTAACACGATTAGCACCCTATTATAATAGAAGAAACATGAACAGAAATTTACTTACAGGTACGTTTCGAAATGAAGGAGGTCAGTATTTTGGATAAAAAATCTCCCCAGATTGAAGCCATTGTATTCGACTGGGCTGGAACAACAGTTGACTATGGTTGCTTTGCACCATTGGATGTGTTTAAAGAAGTATTCAAAATTAGAGGTATTGAGGTAACGGATGAGGAAACTCGTGAACCTATGGGTACGTTGAAATGGGACCATATTCAGACCATGTGTAATATGGACCGGATTGCACAGCTTTGGAAAGATAAATTTGGCCGACTCCCTGAAAAGGAAGATGTGGACGCGCTATATGCAGATTATGAACCGATGTTATTGGAAAGACTCCCCAATTACTGTACTCCAGTACCGGGCATGTTAGAATTGTTAGCTCGTTTGAGAGGTCAAGGATTAAAGGTAGGTTCAACAACAGGTTATACATCGAAAATGATGGAAATTGTTGCGCCGGGTGCCAAACAGAAAGGATATGCCCCGGATTCAATGGTTACGCCAGATGATGTGCCTGCCGGACGACCGTTTCCTTGGATGATTTATCAAAATGCAATGAATTTAGGCGTAGGGAATATGAAGCATATTATCAAAGCTGGCGACACATTGAGTGATGTTAGAGAAGGCGTGAACGCAGGTGTATGGAGTGTTGGAATTATTTTAGGTAGTAGTGAAATGGGCTTGCATGAAGCGGAAGCAAATGCTATGGATCCGGATGAACTGGCCGATCGAATGGAGGTTGTCGCCCAGAAGTTCAAAGAGGCGGGAGCGCACTATGTCATTAATAGTGTCGGTGATTTGGATAAACTCATACCAAAGATTAATGCACGTCTTAGAAATGGAGATTGACGGTGCGATGTTAGGAAGGCACCATTCCATCTATTAATAGAAGCTAATAGTTTGTACTCGACAGAAAAGCCAAGAATTAAAGAGGTGAAATTAGGTGGAAAACCAAAACTATGCACTGGGCATGATTGAAACAATCGGTTATCCGGCCCTTGTAGCGGCGGCAGATGCAGCATCTAAAGCAGCTGATGTTAAGATTGTTACATATCAAGGTGCAGATGCTGGGCTTGTCACGATTTATTTAATCGGGGATGTTGCTTCGGTTCAATCTGCAGTCGCGATTGGAACAGAAGCAGCCAAAGGTGTTGGTCGAATACATCACTCTCATGTCATTGCAAGACCAGACGAAAATGTAAAAAAACTGATTTTTCAAGCTCTATCAGATACAAAAGAGAACAAAGTAGAAAAAAAAACAGTCGTTAAAGATGAACAGCCTGCAGTAAAGGTGGTTAAAGAAGTTAGCGACAATAAATCAACAGATTTATCGAAAAAGACTCTTAAAGAATTAAGAGAACTGGCTACTTCTGATGTTAAATTCCCTTTGTCGGCTGATAAGATTGCATCAGCTAATAAAGAGGAATTACTGAAATACTTATCAGCAACACAGGCTGGGAAAGGTGGCGATAAATAATGAGAATGGATATTGATCTTGAATCAATCCAAGAAGCAAGAAATTTTCTTGAACAAGCTCAGCAAGCACAACAAATCATTGGAAAAATGTCGCAACATGACATTGACCAAATTGTGCACGGCATGGCACAAGCTGCTTTGAAGGAGTCAGGAAGACTTGCATCATTAGCAGTCGAAGAAACTGGCTACGGTAAAGTAGAGGATAAGTTAACGAAAAATCTATTTTCTGCTCGTGATATTTATGAGTCGGTTAAAGATAAAAAGACGGTTGGCATTATTTCGCGAGATGATACGAACAAAGTTTGGGAAGTGGCGGAACCCGTTGGAGTCGTTGCGGGAATTATCCCTTCAACAAACCCAACGTCCACGGCTATTTTTAAAGCGATCATTGCGGTGAAATCGAGAAATGCCATCGTTCTGAGTCCGCATCCAGCAGCCGCAAAATGTACAAAAGAGGCAGCAGATATTTTACAACAAGCTGCAGTACAAGCGGGGGCACCAGCAGGTCTAATTTCATGTATTTCAAAACCAACTGTTGCTGCTGCCAATGAGCTCATGAAACACCAGGTGACAAAAGTCATTTTGGCAACTGGCGGATCAGATATGGTAAAAGCGGCTTATAGCTCTGGGAAACCTGCATATGGAGTAGGGCCAGGTAATGTTCCTGTCTTTATCCATTCAAGTGCGAATATCCAACAGGCTGTGAAACAAATTATTCGCAGTAAAACTTTCGACTACGGGACAATTTGTGCTTCAGAGCAGGCACTTGTTGTTGAAAAGTCTATTAAGCGCAAGGTTAAGCAAGAATTAGAAAACCAAGGTGCTTATTTCCTTGACGACTATGAGAAGAAGCGTATTGAAGGCATCATTCTCATTAATGGTCGGTTGAATCCCAAAATTGTTGGTCAATCGCCCCAAAAACTTGCTGAATTAGCGGGAATTGCGATTACAGATGATTGTAAACTATTGGTTGCTGAAGAAAATAATATTGGCAAAGCCTATCCGTTATCACTTGAAAAACTGTCTCCAATCTTGGCTTTTTATGTAGCCGACAATTGGCAAGAGGCGAGCGCTACTTGCGCACAGCTACTTGAGTTAGGTGGGCTAGGCCATACAGCGGGTATTCATTGTCAAGATGAAGCGATGATCGAAAGTTTTGCTTTGGAACAGCAGGCATCTCGTGTAGTTGTGAATTCAGGTACAACATTTGGAGGCATTGGTGCAACGACAGGTATTCAACCATCGATGACACTCGGTTGTGGTTCATATGGCAATAATATTTCTTCAGATAATATTAGTGTTGAGCATTTACTAAATATTAAGCGAGTGGCTTATGGAATTCGTGAAATGGAAGAGGCACCGGCTGTTCCAAGTTATCAACAAGTTGCTAATGTAGTGGCGAGCAATGGGCCTAATATTTCAAGAGATGAAATCATGGACATTGTAAAAACGGTTTTGCAGGAATTGAAACTATAAAATAACAATCATTTTGAGGAGGAAACGCAATGAACGGAGAAATGGGAGCATTAGGTATGATCGAAACAAAAGGTTTAGTAGGAGCTGTAGAAGCTGCTGACGCGATGTCAAAGGCTGCAAACGTGAAATTGATTGGGAAGGTTCACGTAGGAGGCGGTTTGGTAACAGTCATGGTACGTGGTGATGTAGGTGCAGTGAAAGCATCGGTGGATGCAGGGGCTGCTGCTGTTGAAAATATTGGCGAATTGGTTTCTGTCCATGTAATTCCGCGCCCTCATTCAGATATTGAACTTATTCTTCCGAAGTTGGAAGGGTAATTCATAGCCTATGGTGCTGATCACGGAATCCAAACTAAGAAAACTGTTAAGAAAGGGGATTCCAAATCCTTTCCCATTTAATGAGGGGGATAAAATTACTCCAGCGGCAATGGATTTTCTCAGGGACAGAAAAATTGGGTTAGATGATAAACGATTAGGTCACTCTACAAGAACGTCAACGAAAAGAGGAAATGAATTAATGATTCCTGTAGGAGTATCAAATAGACATTTACATTTATCAAGCTATGATATCCAGCTATTATTTGGTGAAAACTATGAGTTAACTCCCCTGCGCCAGTTATCCCAAGAGGGCCAGTTTGCTGCGAAAGAACAAGTGACGTTACTTGGACCAAAAGGGCTGATAAAAGATGTTAGGGTTCTTGGACCAACACGAGGAGAAACGCAAGTAGAGATATCAATAACGGATGGATTTCAATTAGGCATTCATCCTCAAGTTAGACTGTCAGGCTCAATCGAAGACACTCCAGGTTTGACCCTGATTGGACCAAAAGGTTGCGTTTCTCTTCAAAAAGGAGTGATTGTAGCACAACGCCATGTTCATATGTCCCCTGAAAACGCCTCTGAATTCGGGGTGAATCAGGGGGAGACGTTATTGTTACAAACATCAGGTGAACGATCTGTTATTTTTACAGATGTAGTTGTGCGTGTCGATCCAAACTTTCAACTCGATTTCCACTTGGATCTTGACGAAGGAAATGCGGCGGGTTTAAAAACGGGTGACCAAGTAAAGGTTATTGGAAAAAACGGTGAACTTCTGTCTTGGGAGGGGAGGTGAAGAGGATAGATATTCGTGGAATGGTTGAATCTGTTGTGCGGGAAGTCGTGAATTCAATCAAAGTAGAAAAAGAACAAGAGGAAAATGGCAAAGTGTTATTTGTTTTTTGTGATAGCTCGGCACATGAGTCGTTTGAAGATCAATTTATCGAATTGAGAAATGCCCGTATTGGTTATGACATGCTGTTTTTAGATGGAGAAACATCTTCATGGCTTGGGCTCAATCAAATTGAATCGAACGGTTGTGGAAAGGTTATTGCAGCGGATGATAATGCGCCATCACCGATAGAGTTGCCAAAAGCATACGATGGTATCATTATCCCTGAAATTGATTTAGATAATGCTGCCCGTGTTGCAACAGGATTAAAAGGGACGATTAAAGTAGAAATTATTTTTTCTGCTCTGCTTCTACAAAAGTTTATCTTGATTGGTGACGATGTTACAGGGATTAAACGGGCAGATCGACGTTGTTTAAAAACGACGGCATTGCCAGTCCCTTATCAAAAGTTATTTAAAGATTATTTGCGACAGCTAAGTGAGCTGGGTGTTGAATTTGCAGCTTTAAAAGATTTGTCGGAAATTGTAGTCAGAAAGCTTTGTGTGAAAGAAGCAGCGAATGTGGATAATGGACATCTTGAAGAGCGCAGTGAGCAATCACAAGGAAACATGCTAACGTTTAACAAGAAATTACTTACACCAGGCTGGATTCAATCGCAATCGAACATTGTAAACGATACAATTTATCTTTCTAAAGGTGTCATTATCTCTCCTCTTGCAAGAGATTTAATTAAGGAGAGAAAACTGACGCTCAAAGTGATTGACTAAGGGTGAATAACTATGCTTTTAGCAAGAGTAATGGGCAGTATTTGGACAACTCAAAAAGAAAAGGGAATGGAACATTTAAAGCTTCTAATTGTACAGCCCGAAAATTTTCTAGAAGAGTTGGAAGGCAATGCTTTTGTTGCCATTGACAGGATTGGCGCA from Sporosarcina sp. FSL K6-1522 includes the following:
- a CDS encoding BMC domain-containing protein; this encodes MENQNYALGMIETIGYPALVAAADAASKAADVKIVTYQGADAGLVTIYLIGDVASVQSAVAIGTEAAKGVGRIHHSHVIARPDENVKKLIFQALSDTKENKVEKKTVVKDEQPAVKVVKEVSDNKSTDLSKKTLKELRELATSDVKFPLSADKIASANKEELLKYLSATQAGKGGDK
- a CDS encoding phosphate propanoyltransferase, giving the protein MVLITESKLRKLLRKGIPNPFPFNEGDKITPAAMDFLRDRKIGLDDKRLGHSTRTSTKRGNELMIPVGVSNRHLHLSSYDIQLLFGENYELTPLRQLSQEGQFAAKEQVTLLGPKGLIKDVRVLGPTRGETQVEISITDGFQLGIHPQVRLSGSIEDTPGLTLIGPKGCVSLQKGVIVAQRHVHMSPENASEFGVNQGETLLLQTSGERSVIFTDVVVRVDPNFQLDFHLDLDEGNAAGLKTGDQVKVIGKNGELLSWEGR
- a CDS encoding acetaldehyde dehydrogenase (acetylating); the encoded protein is MRMDIDLESIQEARNFLEQAQQAQQIIGKMSQHDIDQIVHGMAQAALKESGRLASLAVEETGYGKVEDKLTKNLFSARDIYESVKDKKTVGIISRDDTNKVWEVAEPVGVVAGIIPSTNPTSTAIFKAIIAVKSRNAIVLSPHPAAAKCTKEAADILQQAAVQAGAPAGLISCISKPTVAAANELMKHQVTKVILATGGSDMVKAAYSSGKPAYGVGPGNVPVFIHSSANIQQAVKQIIRSKTFDYGTICASEQALVVEKSIKRKVKQELENQGAYFLDDYEKKRIEGIILINGRLNPKIVGQSPQKLAELAGIAITDDCKLLVAEENNIGKAYPLSLEKLSPILAFYVADNWQEASATCAQLLELGGLGHTAGIHCQDEAMIESFALEQQASRVVVNSGTTFGGIGATTGIQPSMTLGCGSYGNNISSDNISVEHLLNIKRVAYGIREMEEAPAVPSYQQVANVVASNGPNISRDEIMDIVKTVLQELKL
- a CDS encoding BMC domain-containing protein gives rise to the protein MNGEMGALGMIETKGLVGAVEAADAMSKAANVKLIGKVHVGGGLVTVMVRGDVGAVKASVDAGAAAVENIGELVSVHVIPRPHSDIELILPKLEG
- a CDS encoding EutN/CcmL family microcompartment protein gives rise to the protein MLLARVMGSIWTTQKEKGMEHLKLLIVQPENFLEELEGNAFVAIDRIGAGVGELVLVTQGSPAQRLTGDKESPIDAAIVGIVDSFELNN